The following coding sequences lie in one Myxosarcina sp. GI1 genomic window:
- a CDS encoding chromophore lyase CpcT/CpeT gives MGLSKFNLAIVLTYTGAIYSSAAFALPTPSQSVAEVVSHLEGVMDTSAQAAANSDKANVRMTTCRVEVADANNSSSVYLYQEQALNESLDAPYRQRFLEIYPGKRQDIVVSRSYKPESTEVWNGFCDRPQAQRIVDSDRLGQPLCSVFLKKLVSVYEGKTKPGGCPTNFRGANYITNTIILHDRGMDTWDRGFDKAGDRVWGADETGYQYRWSNKEK, from the coding sequence ATGGGTTTGTCTAAATTTAATCTAGCTATAGTACTTACCTATACAGGAGCGATTTACTCTTCAGCAGCATTTGCTTTACCTACACCATCTCAGTCAGTAGCAGAAGTAGTGTCTCATTTAGAGGGTGTTATGGATACTTCGGCTCAAGCTGCTGCTAATTCTGATAAAGCCAACGTACGCATGACCACCTGTAGAGTGGAAGTTGCTGACGCAAATAATTCTAGTTCGGTATATCTCTATCAAGAACAAGCTTTGAACGAAAGTTTGGATGCTCCCTATCGCCAAAGATTTTTAGAGATTTATCCAGGCAAACGCCAGGATATAGTGGTTTCCCGTTCTTATAAACCCGAATCTACCGAAGTTTGGAACGGATTTTGCGATCGCCCCCAAGCTCAAAGAATTGTAGATAGCGATCGCTTGGGTCAACCCTTGTGTAGCGTATTTCTTAAAAAGCTAGTTAGTGTATATGAAGGTAAAACTAAACCAGGAGGTTGTCCGACTAATTTTCGGGGAGCAAATTATATTACCAATACTATAATTTTACACGATCGCGGCATGGATACTTGGGATCGGGGTTTCGATAAGGCTGGCGATCGGGTTTGGGGTGCCGACGAAACTGGTTATCAATATCGTTGGTCTAATAAAGAGAAATAA
- the dnaB gene encoding replicative DNA helicase has product MIENLPPANIEAEEEILGGILLDPEAMTRVAELLVKDAFYVKAHREIYQAALTLHGQGKPTDLMAVTSYLSDRNLLDKVGGTTKLATLLNRTVSAVNIDRYANLIMDKYIRRQLITSGHEIVDLGYDNATELEVVLDESEQKIFRLTQERPQQGLVPISETLVTTFNTIEDLHQETALPGIPSGFYDLDSMTSGFSRSDLIIVAGRPSMGKTAFSLCIASSIAKNHQLPVAIFSLEMSREQLTQRLLSSEAKIASNRLRSGRIAQNEFEPLVNAVSNLSELPIFIDDTANLSVMQMRSQVRRLQAQQKEPLGLVLLDYLQLMEGGGDNRVQELSKMTRSLKGLARELNVPIIALSQLSRGVEQRTNKRPMLSDLRESGSIEQDADLVIMLYRDEYYNPDSPERGIAEASIVKHRNGPVGTVKLIFNAELTKFESMARPGGY; this is encoded by the coding sequence ATGATAGAAAATTTGCCACCAGCCAACATTGAAGCCGAAGAAGAAATTTTAGGTGGTATTTTACTAGATCCCGAAGCCATGACTAGAGTGGCCGAACTATTAGTCAAAGATGCTTTTTACGTAAAAGCACATCGAGAAATCTACCAAGCTGCTTTAACCTTGCATGGTCAAGGTAAACCTACAGACTTAATGGCGGTTACTAGTTACTTGAGCGATCGCAATTTGTTAGACAAAGTTGGCGGTACTACCAAACTAGCGACGCTACTCAACCGTACCGTTTCGGCTGTGAATATAGATCGCTATGCCAACCTGATTATGGATAAATATATCCGTCGTCAGTTGATAACTTCGGGTCATGAAATTGTCGATCTCGGTTACGATAACGCCACCGAATTAGAAGTAGTTCTCGACGAATCCGAACAAAAAATCTTTCGCCTCACTCAAGAACGCCCGCAGCAAGGGTTAGTGCCAATATCCGAAACTTTGGTGACTACCTTTAATACGATTGAAGACTTGCATCAGGAAACCGCCTTACCAGGTATTCCTTCAGGCTTCTACGATTTAGATTCTATGACCAGCGGTTTTAGCCGTTCTGACTTAATTATCGTCGCTGGAAGACCGTCAATGGGTAAAACGGCATTTTCTCTTTGTATAGCTTCGAGTATCGCTAAAAATCATCAACTACCAGTGGCAATCTTTAGTTTAGAGATGTCAAGAGAGCAATTGACTCAAAGACTCTTATCTAGTGAAGCTAAAATTGCCAGCAATCGGCTGCGATCGGGTAGAATCGCCCAGAATGAGTTTGAACCGCTGGTTAACGCCGTTAGTAACCTTTCCGAACTGCCAATTTTTATCGACGATACGGCAAATCTTTCGGTGATGCAGATGCGATCGCAAGTACGCCGCCTACAGGCACAGCAGAAAGAACCATTAGGGTTGGTGTTACTCGACTACCTACAGCTAATGGAAGGTGGCGGCGATAACCGCGTTCAGGAATTATCCAAAATGACTAGAAGTCTTAAAGGCTTGGCTAGAGAACTCAATGTGCCGATTATTGCCCTATCTCAATTGAGTCGGGGAGTAGAACAAAGAACCAACAAACGTCCCATGCTATCGGATCTAAGAGAAAGCGGTTCCATCGAGCAGGACGCAGATTTGGTAATTATGCTCTATCGCGATGAATACTACAATCCCGATAGCCCAGAACGCGGTATTGCTGAAGCTAGTATAGTCAAACATCGTAATGGTCCTGTAGGTACGGTCAAGCTAATTTTTAATGCCGAATTGACTAAGTTTGAAAGTATGGCTAGACCTGGTGGCTATTGA
- the psb27 gene encoding photosystem II protein Psb27, which produces MFSKKFLSRLLALMLVAVIGLMGCTSNPSGLSGNFSQDTVAVMDSLRRAIDLPDNSPDKDAVVLDARRKISDYASRYRRNSKTSGLRSFTTMQTALNAVAGYYSSYGNRPLPDKLKKRLNQEFKQVEISLKRGV; this is translated from the coding sequence ATGTTTTCTAAAAAATTTTTGTCGCGTCTACTAGCTCTGATGCTAGTAGCAGTAATTGGTTTAATGGGCTGTACTTCCAATCCTTCGGGATTATCGGGTAATTTCAGTCAAGATACTGTAGCAGTTATGGACAGCTTGAGAAGGGCGATCGATCTGCCAGACAATTCTCCAGATAAAGATGCTGTCGTTCTCGACGCACGCCGAAAAATCAGCGATTATGCTTCTAGATATAGACGCAATTCCAAAACTTCTGGTCTGCGTTCTTTTACCACCATGCAAACAGCTTTAAATGCAGTTGCTGGTTACTATAGTTCCTATGGCAATCGTCCTTTACCCGATAAACTTAAGAAAAGACTCAACCAAGAATTCAAACAGGTAGAGATATCTCTCAAACGAGGCGTTTAG
- a CDS encoding DUF4112 domain-containing protein, whose translation MPTPQPHTTKINRLRRLSNLLDNAIAIPGIGYRIGLDPILGLLPGGGDTVTGALGAYIIVEAARMGIPRQVIWQMVGNILFDSVLGTVPVIGDIFDVGWKANVRNMTLLEKHIQYDGDNRKSDWLFLTGLILLLVIIVVGFATFTVLVIRWLWQTLS comes from the coding sequence ATGCCAACTCCTCAACCTCATACCACTAAAATTAATCGTCTCCGTCGTCTTTCTAACTTACTCGATAATGCGATCGCCATACCTGGAATTGGCTATCGTATCGGATTAGATCCGATTTTGGGGTTGCTTCCTGGCGGTGGCGATACCGTAACTGGTGCTTTGGGGGCATATATTATTGTCGAAGCCGCACGAATGGGAATACCGCGACAAGTCATTTGGCAGATGGTAGGTAATATTCTCTTTGACTCGGTATTGGGTACGGTGCCAGTTATCGGCGACATTTTTGATGTTGGTTGGAAAGCTAACGTCAGAAACATGACTTTGTTAGAAAAACACATACAGTACGATGGTGATAATCGTAAGAGCGATTGGTTATTTTTAACTGGGTTGATTCTGCTACTGGTAATTATTGTCGTTGGATTTGCTACCTTTACCGTCTTGGTAATTCGTTGGTTGTGGCAGACACTCTCTTAG
- the pstB gene encoding phosphate ABC transporter ATP-binding protein PstB: protein MYDRATVTQTETVLKAENVNVYYGDFLAVKGIYLDIPKNKVTAFIGPSGCGKSTLIRCYNRLNDLIPIFRLEGLITYHGQNLYAKDIDPVQVRRKIGMVFQRPNPFPKSIYENIAFGARINGYKGDMDELVERSLRQAALWDEVKDKLRQSGLALSGGQQQRLCIARAVALQPDVVLMDEPCSALDPISTLKVEELIHQLKENYTIVIVTHNMQQASRVADYTGFFNVTATESGNRQGYLGEFAPTEEIFQNPKEEATKEYVSGRFG from the coding sequence ATGTACGATCGCGCAACTGTTACTCAAACAGAGACGGTTTTAAAAGCTGAAAACGTTAATGTTTATTATGGTGATTTTTTAGCTGTAAAAGGTATTTATTTAGATATTCCTAAAAATAAAGTTACCGCTTTTATCGGACCTTCGGGCTGTGGCAAAAGTACCCTCATTCGCTGCTACAATCGCCTCAATGATTTAATACCTATTTTTCGTTTGGAAGGTTTGATTACCTATCACGGTCAAAACCTCTACGCAAAAGACATCGACCCAGTGCAGGTCAGACGTAAAATTGGCATGGTGTTTCAACGTCCCAATCCTTTTCCCAAATCAATCTACGAAAATATTGCTTTTGGAGCCAGAATCAATGGCTACAAGGGAGATATGGATGAGCTAGTAGAGCGATCGCTCCGACAGGCAGCACTATGGGATGAGGTTAAAGATAAACTCAGACAAAGCGGTTTGGCACTTAGTGGCGGACAGCAGCAACGCTTATGTATTGCCAGAGCCGTAGCGTTACAGCCAGATGTTGTATTAATGGACGAACCTTGCTCGGCATTAGATCCCATTTCTACACTCAAAGTTGAAGAATTAATTCACCAACTAAAAGAAAACTATACAATCGTAATTGTCACTCATAATATGCAGCAGGCATCGAGGGTGGCAGACTACACTGGTTTCTTTAACGTTACGGCTACCGAAAGCGGCAATCGTCAGGGTTATTTAGGTGAATTCGCTCCGACCGAAGAAATTTTCCAAAATCCCAAAGAAGAAGCAACTAAAGAATACGTTAGCGGTCGTTTTGGTTGA
- a CDS encoding metallophosphoesterase codes for MKLNNFTWWFLIIILLIIAWSTITSIRDDRQSLAIKSLLSDPFLQLPTPTSVNVVWFTEFSGDRHWVTYGQKLENKAVATTTKLSRVREDKDSEFDNNSTKPKLRNIWRHEAVVKGLSSGQVIPYQVSSELGGAIINSSTFTLSSLPAPGTPLRILLTSDHQLMPMTTANLQKVTETIDNIDAVFMAGDLVNVPDRASEWFDDNRGGAFFPGLQGRASYELETNGVKTTYQGGEIIQHAPLFTAIGNHEVMGRFSTEKLLKEQFNDGVPRSVAADYYRQTNPNGDRPIPHSWLVDNSFNTNTYEEIFSLPQSDRYYAVTFGDIRLVVLYVTNTWRSPDLEPDVKGRYQERQADLDNPWEWGYGQHIFEPIAKGSSQYQWLETELNSEAFRQAKYKMVMFHHPPHTLGGNIVPAYTDPQPQVEYEDNKITSVRYQYPIAKDYIIQDLIPLLESAGVQLVYYGHSHLWNRFIRPSGMHFLESSNVGNTYGAHLGDNKRSVPEDDPEINYATVGDPNGLEAIVPSIAPLIDESGVPLPYIASNEITVFSIFDTATGTISSYRYNTSQPESPVVKFDEFSLD; via the coding sequence ATTATTTTGCTAATTATTGCCTGGTCAACGATAACTTCTATCAGAGACGACCGACAGTCTCTAGCAATTAAATCTTTACTTAGCGATCCTTTTCTACAGCTACCTACTCCAACTTCAGTTAATGTGGTGTGGTTTACCGAATTTTCTGGCGATCGCCACTGGGTAACATACGGACAAAAGTTAGAAAATAAGGCTGTTGCTACTACTACCAAACTCAGTCGAGTTAGAGAAGACAAAGATTCGGAGTTTGATAACAATAGTACTAAACCCAAGCTTAGAAATATTTGGCGACATGAAGCGGTAGTTAAAGGACTATCTTCAGGTCAAGTAATTCCCTATCAAGTCAGTAGTGAACTTGGTGGCGCAATTATCAATAGCTCTACTTTTACCTTATCTAGTTTACCCGCCCCAGGAACGCCTTTAAGAATACTGCTCACTTCCGATCATCAGTTAATGCCGATGACAACTGCCAATCTGCAAAAAGTAACAGAAACTATTGATAACATAGATGCGGTTTTTATGGCGGGAGATTTAGTTAACGTTCCCGATCGCGCTTCAGAATGGTTTGATGACAATCGAGGCGGTGCTTTTTTTCCTGGCTTACAGGGACGCGCTAGCTACGAACTAGAAACTAATGGTGTTAAAACCACATATCAAGGGGGAGAAATAATTCAACACGCACCTTTGTTTACTGCTATTGGCAATCATGAAGTAATGGGGAGATTTTCTACTGAAAAACTTCTGAAGGAACAGTTTAATGATGGCGTTCCCCGTTCGGTTGCCGCCGATTATTACCGACAGACTAATCCTAATGGCGATCGCCCAATTCCTCATAGCTGGCTGGTAGACAATTCTTTTAATACCAACACCTACGAAGAAATTTTTAGTCTACCTCAAAGCGATCGCTATTATGCAGTTACCTTTGGCGATATTCGTCTGGTAGTTTTGTATGTAACTAATACCTGGCGCAGTCCCGATCTCGAACCCGATGTAAAAGGTAGATATCAAGAACGCCAAGCAGATTTAGACAATCCTTGGGAGTGGGGATACGGACAGCATATTTTTGAACCAATAGCCAAAGGTAGTTCTCAGTATCAGTGGTTAGAAACAGAACTAAACAGCGAAGCCTTTCGACAGGCAAAATACAAAATGGTCATGTTTCACCATCCTCCCCATACTCTAGGAGGTAATATCGTTCCCGCATACACCGATCCTCAACCGCAAGTTGAATATGAAGACAATAAAATTACCTCAGTTCGCTATCAATATCCCATTGCTAAAGACTATATCATTCAAGATTTGATTCCCCTGTTAGAATCGGCAGGAGTACAGTTAGTTTACTACGGACACTCCCATCTTTGGAATCGTTTTATCAGGCCCTCTGGTATGCACTTTTTAGAATCTTCTAACGTTGGTAACACTTATGGGGCGCATTTGGGTGACAACAAACGTTCCGTACCCGAAGACGATCCAGAAATTAACTACGCTACCGTCGGAGATCCCAATGGTTTAGAAGCGATCGTTCCTAGTATCGCACCGCTAATCGACGAGTCGGGAGTTCCTCTGCCTTATATAGCTAGTAATGAAATTACCGTTTTTAGCATTTTTGACACTGCTACAGGAACTATTAGCAGCTACCGTTACAATACCAGCCAGCCAGAATCGCCAGTAGTTAAGTTTGATGAGTTTTCATTAGATTAA
- a CDS encoding family 10 glycosylhydrolase — MRQTTKNRVIRSTIIRVAIAAGLLSPLHSIKSAHAATGAYCQFAPEEVAAKEQLLASALENNTQAAAEYQAIVRKHSLMLQQCRSQSWPEEQAVWLRLYPCDVSPGSLDYVLDRIVNLGYNKIHLEVFYDGQVLLPPADNPTPWIPVVRSPGAENLDLLQQTIAKGHQRGLKVYAWLFTMNFGYTYAQDPQRQDALARNATGDNSLTFVQDRSQAFIDPYSPQAKADYRNLVEAVLKRNPDGILFDYIRYPRGMDGYSAVSSVRDLWIYGKSSLQTMLGRAKNNKGRAAIAKYIEHGTITANDIAEIDRQYPDENADWQGRKIIAESELSLGERQRIFQSDLWLFSVAHAAQGILDFLSFAAAPAINRSLPAGAVFFPDANQIVGKAGFDSRLQAWDKFPAALEWHPMAYAVCEGTDCIAQQVKTVLQKAAPETKVTPALAGTWGQPYRDHPPLEAQMEALRKATPEINSVSHFAYSWQEPDIDRQRKFCDLQ; from the coding sequence GTGCGGCAAACAACTAAAAATCGGGTAATTCGGTCTACTATAATCAGAGTAGCGATCGCCGCAGGCTTATTATCTCCATTACACTCGATAAAATCTGCTCATGCTGCGACGGGAGCATATTGCCAATTTGCTCCCGAAGAAGTTGCTGCCAAAGAGCAGTTGCTCGCCTCCGCTTTAGAAAATAATACCCAAGCTGCCGCCGAGTATCAAGCTATCGTTCGCAAACATAGTTTAATGCTGCAACAATGCCGCTCTCAAAGCTGGCCCGAAGAACAGGCGGTTTGGCTGCGTCTCTATCCTTGCGATGTCAGCCCAGGCTCCCTCGATTATGTTCTCGATCGCATCGTTAATTTGGGTTATAACAAAATTCATCTCGAAGTTTTTTATGACGGTCAAGTTCTCTTACCTCCAGCAGACAATCCTACTCCCTGGATACCAGTAGTGCGATCGCCTGGTGCGGAAAATCTCGACTTATTACAGCAAACTATTGCCAAAGGTCACCAACGGGGTTTAAAGGTCTACGCCTGGCTATTTACCATGAATTTTGGCTATACATACGCTCAAGATCCCCAACGACAAGATGCTTTAGCGCGTAACGCTACAGGAGATAACAGCCTGACTTTCGTTCAAGACCGCTCGCAAGCATTTATCGACCCCTACAGCCCGCAAGCCAAAGCAGACTATCGCAATTTAGTCGAAGCGGTTCTCAAACGCAACCCAGATGGAATTTTATTCGACTATATTCGCTATCCTCGCGGTATGGATGGTTATTCTGCGGTTAGTAGCGTTCGCGACCTGTGGATTTATGGTAAATCTTCACTACAAACTATGTTGGGACGTGCCAAGAATAATAAGGGACGGGCAGCGATCGCTAAATATATCGAACATGGCACTATTACAGCTAATGACATTGCCGAAATCGACCGTCAGTATCCAGACGAAAATGCTGATTGGCAAGGTCGTAAAATTATTGCAGAATCAGAACTATCTTTAGGAGAACGCCAACGTATCTTTCAATCGGATCTCTGGCTATTTTCTGTAGCTCATGCGGCACAAGGAATTCTCGATTTTCTCTCTTTTGCTGCTGCTCCCGCTATCAATCGCAGTCTTCCAGCAGGAGCGGTCTTTTTTCCCGATGCCAATCAAATTGTCGGTAAAGCGGGATTTGATTCGCGCTTACAGGCTTGGGATAAGTTTCCTGCTGCTTTAGAATGGCATCCAATGGCGTATGCGGTGTGTGAAGGCACCGATTGTATCGCCCAACAGGTAAAAACTGTGCTACAAAAAGCCGCTCCAGAAACTAAAGTTACTCCCGCTCTGGCTGGTACCTGGGGACAACCCTATCGCGATCATCCTCCTTTAGAAGCACAAATGGAAGCCTTGCGAAAAGCTACTCCTGAAATTAATTCTGTCAGTCACTTTGCATATTCCTGGCAAGAACCCGATATCGATCGCCAGCGTAAGTTTTGCGATTTACAGTAA
- the rbfA gene encoding 30S ribosome-binding factor RbfA, with protein MANSRRVSRVASLIKREVGQMLINGIKDDRVGSGLVSITDVDVSGDLQHVKIFVSIYGTEEAKAETMEGLKSSVGYVRRELGHRMRLRRTPEIAFYEDRSLERGDRMLNLLDEIKQDRKQKTHTAQLDEDVS; from the coding sequence ATGGCTAATAGCCGTCGCGTGTCTCGCGTAGCTTCACTGATTAAGCGAGAAGTCGGTCAGATGTTGATTAACGGAATCAAAGACGATCGCGTTGGTTCTGGACTGGTCAGCATTACCGATGTCGATGTTTCTGGAGATTTGCAACACGTTAAAATCTTTGTCAGTATCTATGGTACTGAAGAAGCTAAAGCCGAGACGATGGAAGGGCTAAAGTCTTCTGTTGGCTATGTTCGTCGAGAGTTGGGACACAGAATGCGGTTGCGACGTACTCCAGAAATTGCCTTTTATGAAGATCGCTCTTTAGAAAGGGGCGATCGCATGTTAAATTTACTCGACGAAATAAAACAGGATCGCAAACAAAAAACTCATACGGCACAATTAGATGAAGATGTCAGTTAA
- a CDS encoding phytase: MLTANNYQSLPAKISDNNFNYSHATWYVAFAMNTQAIPAVTATKETPAENFDAGDPAIYVHPDNPEESLVITTFENGGLRVYDLEGKELQSITPKNVRYENVDIAYGVEYKTQFVGETATLDLAIVSDRANDTLAFFSIEPETKKLYKWDEGFEFPESIFGVDDGEATAYGLATYKSTVDDKTYVFVSQAESNKIAQLEITPTFGLADEPVVNAKIVRTFEVPVPEGLELEDAQVEGMVVDRETGVLYVAQEEYGIWKYSAEPDGSNEGTIVDTVDGIWGNSPLTADIEGLTIYYGEDGNGYLLASSQGDSTFAIYDRADSNSYLGSFAIEDGKQIDGVEEADGIDVTNVPLGDDYPVGLLVVQDSFNEPATVSEDGEIENNTNFKYINLADFAEIFPNLPTYDTNSFDPRQPQTRTTSDRVDGDDTTSDKNLSWNCSNESGKVTFKYATDADFNNVAGMVEAKVTDALLAVKDKIKDSQLDLDNYDRQINTLANSWTEFDIREEIQQLTACGINDYFEEQIPSDLNTIDNFIATVVDDSGYLA, translated from the coding sequence TTGCTAACGGCAAACAATTATCAATCTTTACCAGCGAAAATAAGCGATAATAATTTTAACTACAGTCACGCTACCTGGTATGTAGCTTTTGCCATGAATACTCAAGCTATACCTGCGGTTACTGCCACAAAAGAAACACCCGCTGAAAATTTTGATGCTGGCGATCCCGCGATTTACGTTCATCCCGATAACCCTGAAGAAAGTTTGGTTATAACTACTTTTGAAAACGGTGGTTTGCGAGTTTATGACTTAGAAGGAAAAGAATTACAAAGCATTACACCTAAAAATGTTCGCTATGAGAATGTAGATATTGCCTATGGAGTTGAATATAAAACTCAGTTTGTTGGAGAAACCGCCACTTTAGATTTAGCAATCGTCAGCGATCGCGCTAATGATACCCTGGCTTTCTTTTCTATAGAACCAGAAACCAAAAAACTATATAAATGGGATGAAGGTTTTGAATTTCCCGAATCGATTTTTGGTGTAGATGATGGAGAAGCAACCGCTTATGGTTTGGCTACCTACAAAAGCACTGTTGATGATAAAACTTATGTCTTTGTTTCTCAGGCAGAAAGCAATAAAATAGCTCAATTAGAAATAACTCCGACATTTGGTCTGGCTGATGAACCAGTAGTCAATGCCAAGATAGTTCGTACTTTTGAAGTTCCCGTACCCGAAGGGCTAGAACTAGAAGATGCTCAGGTAGAAGGTATGGTAGTCGATCGCGAAACGGGCGTTCTTTATGTCGCACAGGAAGAATACGGAATTTGGAAATATTCTGCCGAACCTGACGGAAGTAATGAGGGAACAATTGTCGATACGGTAGACGGTATTTGGGGAAATTCTCCTCTGACAGCAGATATAGAAGGATTGACGATTTATTATGGCGAAGACGGCAACGGTTACTTATTAGCTTCAAGTCAGGGAGACAGCACCTTTGCAATTTACGACCGCGCTGATAGCAATTCATACCTTGGCAGTTTTGCTATTGAAGACGGTAAGCAGATCGACGGTGTAGAAGAAGCCGATGGCATAGATGTTACTAATGTCCCTTTAGGCGATGACTATCCTGTTGGACTTTTAGTAGTGCAGGATAGTTTTAACGAACCTGCAACAGTTTCTGAAGATGGCGAAATTGAAAATAATACTAACTTCAAATATATTAATCTAGCCGATTTTGCCGAGATTTTTCCTAATTTACCTACTTACGACACTAACAGCTTCGATCCTCGCCAACCTCAAACTAGAACTACAAGCGATAGGGTAGACGGTGACGATACTACTTCAGATAAAAATTTATCGTGGAATTGTAGTAATGAATCGGGTAAGGTAACTTTTAAATATGCTACCGATGCTGACTTTAACAATGTTGCTGGTATGGTTGAAGCTAAAGTAACCGATGCTTTACTTGCAGTTAAAGACAAAATCAAAGATTCACAACTAGACTTAGATAATTACGATCGCCAAATTAATACCTTGGCAAATAGCTGGACAGAATTTGATATTAGAGAGGAAATTCAACAGTTAACAGCTTGTGGCATAAATGACTATTTTGAGGAGCAAATACCGAGCGATCTAAATACAATAGACAATTTCATTGCTACGGTAGTTGACGACTCTGGTTATTTGGCTTGA
- a CDS encoding SMI1/KNR4 family protein, translating into MDNLNNNLKQSLDARADNLYHRAIRSQVATPERLKGCSEQEIAEIEQTYKLSLPYSYKVFLRYFGHNFGSVATDLEFLYPSPLLLTQLFRDSDREVLLETPPEEKAAFTEKMLPANAFIFAMKYRMESWYFIAEKGVEDPIIFYDSGDGETGAKKNTESLFDFWEAELEFKERIIAKRRAKKNKSS; encoded by the coding sequence ATGGACAATTTGAACAATAATCTCAAACAGTCTCTTGATGCTAGAGCAGATAATTTATACCACAGAGCTATCCGCTCTCAGGTGGCTACACCAGAACGACTTAAAGGCTGTAGCGAACAAGAAATTGCTGAAATAGAGCAGACCTATAAACTATCTTTACCATATAGCTATAAAGTTTTTCTTAGATACTTTGGTCATAATTTTGGCTCTGTGGCAACAGATTTAGAATTTTTGTATCCAAGTCCACTGTTGTTGACCCAATTGTTTAGAGATTCAGATCGAGAAGTACTACTAGAAACGCCACCAGAAGAAAAAGCGGCTTTTACAGAAAAAATGCTACCTGCAAACGCTTTTATTTTTGCTATGAAATATAGAATGGAATCATGGTATTTTATAGCAGAAAAAGGTGTCGAAGACCCAATAATTTTCTACGATTCAGGTGATGGTGAGACTGGGGCTAAAAAGAATACCGAGTCTCTCTTCGATTTTTGGGAGGCAGAACTAGAATTCAAAGAACGAATAATTGCTAAAAGGAGAGCAAAAAAAAATAAGTCTAGCTAA
- a CDS encoding sll0787 family AIR synthase-like protein, whose product MSDRQTSKLQQLAAKLRQSLGIVQKQDIQITDKILALSTNSSIRVGDDCAAIPDGDGYLLLAAEGIWHVLVESDPWFAGWCAVMVNVSDIAAMGGKATAVVDTIWTEDAAKATPLLEGMKAASLAYNVPIVGGHTNFKSAYNALSVAILGRANKLISSFEAQPGDLLAVAIDLRGEMHPQFPFWNAATKSNPDRLQADLNILPYLAERDLCQAGKDISMGGIVGTLLMLIEASNCGAVLDLDKIPRPLAIPLETWLLTFPSYGFIFSIFPDNVDVVEQQFHQRDINFAVVGEVKNNSQLWLESKAKSVLFWDWQKDKFLKH is encoded by the coding sequence ATGAGCGATCGCCAGACTTCTAAACTTCAGCAATTAGCAGCAAAACTGAGACAGTCATTAGGCATCGTTCAAAAACAAGATATTCAAATTACCGATAAAATTTTAGCTCTATCGACGAACAGTTCTATTCGCGTCGGCGATGACTGTGCGGCGATACCAGATGGAGATGGTTATTTACTCTTGGCAGCCGAGGGAATCTGGCACGTACTTGTAGAAAGCGATCCCTGGTTTGCTGGTTGGTGTGCGGTGATGGTTAACGTTAGCGATATTGCCGCAATGGGAGGTAAAGCTACTGCTGTTGTGGATACAATTTGGACTGAGGATGCAGCTAAAGCCACACCGCTACTAGAAGGTATGAAAGCAGCTTCCCTAGCTTACAACGTACCTATTGTCGGCGGACACACTAATTTTAAAAGTGCTTACAATGCTTTATCGGTAGCAATTTTGGGACGTGCCAATAAATTGATAAGCAGTTTTGAAGCACAGCCTGGAGATTTATTAGCTGTTGCGATCGATCTGCGCGGAGAAATGCACCCTCAATTTCCATTTTGGAATGCTGCAACCAAATCCAATCCAGACAGACTGCAAGCAGATTTAAACATTCTTCCTTACCTGGCAGAAAGAGATTTATGTCAGGCTGGAAAAGATATCAGTATGGGGGGAATTGTCGGAACTTTGTTAATGCTCATTGAAGCTTCTAATTGTGGTGCGGTGTTAGATCTAGATAAGATTCCCCGTCCGCTAGCTATACCTTTAGAAACTTGGCTGCTAACTTTTCCTAGTTATGGCTTTATATTCAGCATTTTTCCAGACAATGTTGATGTTGTAGAGCAACAGTTTCATCAGCGAGATATTAACTTTGCCGTAGTAGGAGAGGTTAAAAACAATTCGCAACTGTGGTTAGAATCAAAAGCAAAATCCGTCTTATTTTGGGACTGGCAGAAAGACAAATTTTTGAAACATTAA